A portion of the Chryseobacterium tructae genome contains these proteins:
- the mnmD gene encoding tRNA (5-methylaminomethyl-2-thiouridine)(34)-methyltransferase MnmD has product MEREIKTTKDGSKTLFIKDLNENYHSHNGALQEAEHVFIKNGLNLINDCEINILELGFGTGLNVLVTINEYLKTDKNHVINYFSLEKYPINESEVNDLAYFELFDNPEFKNIYQKIHLADWEKPVEIISGFNLKKIECDFFDLKNIDLPAINLVYFDCFGARVQPDLWEKPLFELITDKMAINGLLTTYSSKGSVRRILKELNFQVEKKQGPPGKREMINAIKL; this is encoded by the coding sequence TTGGAAAGAGAAATTAAGACCACAAAAGACGGAAGTAAAACATTGTTTATCAAAGACTTAAATGAAAATTACCATTCTCATAATGGTGCTCTTCAGGAAGCAGAACATGTGTTTATCAAAAATGGATTAAATCTAATCAATGATTGCGAAATTAATATTTTAGAACTAGGTTTTGGAACAGGTTTGAATGTTTTAGTGACAATTAATGAATATTTAAAAACTGACAAAAATCATGTCATTAATTATTTTTCGCTCGAAAAATACCCCATAAATGAATCCGAAGTTAATGATTTAGCTTACTTTGAGCTTTTTGATAACCCAGAGTTTAAAAATATTTATCAGAAAATTCATCTAGCAGATTGGGAAAAGCCAGTAGAAATCATTAGTGGATTCAACCTTAAAAAGATAGAATGTGACTTTTTCGACCTAAAGAACATAGATCTGCCTGCCATCAACCTTGTTTATTTCGACTGTTTCGGTGCAAGAGTACAGCCAGACCTTTGGGAGAAGCCACTATTCGAACTGATAACTGACAAAATGGCCATTAACGGATTATTAACAACCTACTCTTCTAAAGGCAGTGTGAGAAGAATCCTAAAGGAGCTTAATTTCCAGGTAGAGAAAAAGCAAGGCCCACCAGGAAAAAGAGAGATGATCAATGCAATAAAGCTTTAG
- a CDS encoding DUF4294 domain-containing protein translates to MNFSKIICLFMFFFGVSVFGQNDTVVAKPLNQYPAESLKVDEFGNKYYYDEQQKVKIFEVNGEPVVVMDELVLVNKPRFNNQLDKNYYYFLNKKLYRVYPLFVTALQQYRDIQVDMNDMDNKAKRKFIRERQNMLADQYEKQLRDLTTTEGQVFAKLMNRATGKNVYEIIKEMRGGFSAFWWNLKGKMADIDLKERYDPHKNRTDEFVESLLQSNWNSGYLKPYPGASDFKVKK, encoded by the coding sequence ATGAATTTTAGTAAGATTATCTGTCTTTTTATGTTCTTTTTTGGAGTCAGTGTTTTTGGGCAGAATGATACTGTGGTGGCAAAACCGTTGAATCAATACCCCGCTGAATCTTTGAAAGTGGATGAATTTGGCAATAAATATTATTACGACGAACAACAGAAAGTTAAAATTTTTGAAGTTAACGGTGAACCCGTAGTTGTGATGGATGAGTTGGTTTTGGTTAATAAACCGAGGTTTAATAATCAATTGGATAAAAATTACTATTATTTCTTAAATAAGAAGCTATATAGAGTATATCCTTTATTTGTAACTGCTCTACAGCAATACAGAGACATTCAGGTAGACATGAATGATATGGATAATAAAGCCAAAAGAAAGTTCATAAGAGAAAGGCAAAACATGTTAGCCGATCAATATGAAAAACAATTGAGAGACCTAACCACTACCGAAGGACAGGTTTTTGCTAAACTTATGAATAGGGCGACTGGTAAAAATGTGTATGAGATTATTAAAGAGATGAGAGGTGGGTTTAGTGCCTTTTGGTGGAATCTGAAAGGGAAAATGGCTGATATTGATCTAAAAGAACGATATGACCCTCATAAAAACAGAACAGATGAATTTGTAGAGTCGTTACTGCAGTCTAACTGGAACTCAGGGTATTTGAAACCTTATCCCGGTGCAAGCGATTTTAAAGTCAAAAAATAA
- the chrP gene encoding chryseobasin maturation metalloprotease ChrP has translation MKFEKKSLKFLEKYLNTSSPTGYEHKGQEVWMDYIRPYVDKIEVDHYGTCYGIINPEAEFKVVIEAHADEISWYVNYITDDGLIYVIRNGGSDQTIAPSKVVHIHGENGIVKGVFGWPAIHTRTNQNEPTPKIENIFIDCGATSKKEVEEMGIFVGCMITYPDEFFEMNDRYFVCRALDNRIGGFMIAEVARLLKENKKSIPFGLYITNSVQEEVGLYGADMIADTIKPNIAIVTDVTHDTTTPMIEKKKEGDQKCGAGPVVFFAPSVHHTIRELIIDTAKAKKIPYQRAAASRATGTDTDAFAHSNGGVPSALISLPLRYMHTTVEMVSKEDVGNVIKLIYETVLKIKPEMKLKYH, from the coding sequence ATGAAATTTGAAAAGAAATCTTTGAAATTTTTAGAAAAATATTTAAATACTTCATCTCCAACCGGTTATGAACACAAAGGACAGGAAGTCTGGATGGACTACATCAGACCTTATGTAGACAAGATTGAAGTAGATCATTATGGTACATGTTATGGCATCATTAATCCTGAAGCAGAATTTAAAGTAGTGATTGAAGCTCATGCTGATGAAATCTCCTGGTACGTTAATTATATTACAGATGACGGGCTGATCTATGTCATTAGAAATGGGGGTTCAGATCAGACTATTGCCCCTTCAAAGGTGGTACACATCCACGGAGAGAACGGGATTGTAAAAGGGGTATTTGGATGGCCAGCTATCCACACAAGAACAAACCAAAACGAACCGACTCCAAAAATAGAAAATATCTTTATTGACTGTGGGGCAACTTCTAAAAAAGAAGTAGAGGAAATGGGAATCTTTGTAGGATGTATGATTACCTATCCTGACGAATTTTTCGAGATGAATGACAGATATTTTGTCTGCAGAGCCCTTGACAACAGAATCGGAGGTTTTATGATCGCTGAAGTAGCAAGACTTTTAAAAGAAAACAAAAAATCAATTCCATTCGGTCTTTATATCACCAATTCCGTTCAGGAGGAAGTTGGATTATATGGCGCAGACATGATTGCTGACACGATTAAACCAAATATTGCAATTGTAACTGATGTTACCCACGATACCACGACTCCTATGATCGAGAAAAAGAAAGAAGGAGACCAAAAATGTGGCGCAGGGCCGGTTGTATTCTTTGCACCAAGTGTTCATCACACAATCAGAGAATTGATCATTGACACCGCCAAAGCTAAAAAGATCCCTTACCAGAGAGCAGCTGCAAGCAGAGCTACAGGAACGGACACAGATGCTTTTGCTCACTCTAATGGCGGTGTTCCAAGTGCCTTAATTTCCTTACCTTTGCGCTATATGCATACAACAGTAGAAATGGTATCTAAAGAAGACGTAGGAAACGTTATTAAACTTATCTACGAAACTGTTCTGAAGATTAAACCGGAAATGAAACTGAAGTATCATTAA
- the rpe gene encoding ribulose-phosphate 3-epimerase: protein MKTKLIAPSLLSADFGNLQRDIEMLNQSQADWFHIDVMDGRFVPNISFGFPVMKTVQQHAKKFVDVHLMIVEPEKYVDEFINHGADLVSVHYEACTHLHRTIHHIQSKGAKAGVVLNPSTPVLMLEDIIADVDLVLLMSVNPGFGGQKFIENTYKKIAETKDLILSNNSTALIEVDGGVNLDNASKLFEAGADVLVAGNAVFSAESPERTIELLKI from the coding sequence ATGAAAACGAAGCTTATTGCTCCATCCCTTTTATCTGCAGACTTTGGGAACCTGCAAAGAGACATTGAAATGTTGAACCAATCTCAGGCAGACTGGTTTCATATTGACGTAATGGACGGAAGATTTGTCCCTAACATTTCATTTGGTTTTCCGGTAATGAAAACGGTTCAGCAACATGCTAAAAAGTTCGTGGATGTTCACTTGATGATCGTTGAGCCAGAAAAGTATGTTGATGAGTTTATCAACCACGGTGCTGACCTTGTATCTGTACATTATGAGGCATGTACTCACCTTCACAGAACGATTCACCATATTCAGAGCAAAGGAGCAAAAGCAGGTGTTGTATTGAACCCTTCTACTCCTGTTTTAATGCTTGAAGATATCATTGCAGATGTAGATCTTGTACTATTGATGAGTGTAAATCCAGGATTTGGAGGCCAGAAATTTATTGAAAATACCTACAAAAAGATTGCAGAAACAAAAGATCTGATCTTAAGCAATAACTCTACAGCTCTTATCGAAGTAGATGGTGGAGTAAATCTTGACAACGCTTCTAAGCTTTTCGAAGCCGGAGCGGATGTTTTGGTTGCCGGAAATGCAGTATTCTCTGCTGAAAGTCCGGAAAGAACCATTGAACTTTTGAAAATCTAA
- the chrI gene encoding chryseobasin maturation helper ChrI, translating into MTTVLLIITAVLTALIAGLFYAYSCSVVLGLGKLNDIEYLKAMQNINREILNPVFFMSFMGTAILLPVSAFMLRGEQPAFIFLLLATLAYIIGVFGVTVIGNVPMNDQLDQFDISGSTTEAIKQMRDNFENRWNFLNNIRTVFSVISIILAVCACIWHKE; encoded by the coding sequence ATGACAACAGTATTATTAATCATTACAGCGGTACTTACAGCGCTCATAGCCGGACTTTTTTATGCCTACTCATGTTCTGTGGTTCTTGGGTTGGGAAAATTGAACGATATTGAATATCTGAAGGCGATGCAGAATATTAACAGGGAGATTCTAAATCCTGTTTTTTTTATGAGCTTTATGGGAACTGCCATTCTTCTTCCTGTGTCTGCTTTCATGTTAAGAGGTGAGCAACCAGCCTTTATTTTTCTTTTACTGGCAACATTGGCTTATATCATAGGGGTTTTCGGAGTGACTGTGATTGGAAATGTTCCTATGAATGACCAGCTCGACCAGTTTGATATTTCCGGTTCTACTACAGAGGCTATTAAACAGATGCGTGACAATTTTGAAAACAGATGGAATTTTCTGAACAACATAAGAACCGTTTTTTCAGTAATCAGTATAATATTAGCTGTTTGTGCCTGTATTTGGCATAAAGAGTAG
- the chrH gene encoding MNIO family chryseobactin maturase — protein MGKPLLGLSMMAEAEFVSAILPLLQSNSVEVLEWSFDTVYHTKEPDWLNDLLNYYSENNRLIGHGVYYSLFDALWSERQEIWLRKLKEEFHKRNYSHITEHFGFMNTENFHQGVPLPVSLHPKTLELGKDRLCRLQDAVQVPVGIENLAFSFSLDDVMEQGIFLDKLTEGTNGFLILDLHNIYCQSCNFEVGMEDIIKLYPLDKIKEIHLSGGSWQESVYGKKPVRRDTHDDIIPEEILSILPSVLSQCKDLEYVIIERLGHTIGTEEKRNGFLDDFRKVKMIIGSIDWQIQHRDSWIKKEVKISKKPLEDRGLYEEQTLLTKLLFDHTAVESIKNQEFQYFKTRNWDSEMILTAQNIIKKWNPY, from the coding sequence ATGGGAAAACCGCTGTTAGGACTATCCATGATGGCAGAGGCAGAATTTGTTTCTGCTATTTTGCCTTTATTACAAAGCAATTCTGTTGAAGTGCTTGAATGGTCATTTGATACAGTCTACCATACAAAAGAACCAGACTGGCTGAATGATTTACTGAACTATTATTCTGAAAATAACCGCTTGATTGGACATGGGGTTTATTATTCATTATTTGATGCTCTTTGGAGCGAAAGGCAGGAGATTTGGCTAAGGAAATTAAAAGAGGAATTTCATAAAAGAAATTATAGCCATATTACAGAGCATTTCGGTTTTATGAATACCGAAAATTTTCATCAGGGAGTGCCATTGCCAGTTTCTCTACACCCTAAAACATTAGAGCTTGGAAAAGATAGACTTTGCAGATTGCAGGATGCAGTGCAGGTTCCTGTTGGAATAGAAAATCTGGCTTTCTCATTTTCATTAGATGATGTGATGGAGCAGGGTATTTTCCTTGACAAACTAACGGAAGGTACTAATGGATTTCTGATTTTGGATCTTCATAATATCTATTGTCAGTCTTGTAATTTTGAAGTGGGAATGGAGGATATAATCAAATTATACCCGTTAGATAAAATTAAAGAAATTCATCTCTCAGGGGGAAGTTGGCAGGAGAGCGTATATGGAAAGAAACCTGTACGCAGGGATACTCATGATGATATAATTCCTGAAGAAATACTTTCCATATTGCCTTCAGTTTTATCTCAGTGTAAAGATCTGGAGTACGTTATTATTGAAAGACTTGGGCATACCATCGGTACAGAAGAAAAAAGGAATGGCTTTTTGGATGATTTTAGAAAGGTTAAAATGATAATAGGTTCCATAGACTGGCAGATTCAGCATAGAGATTCATGGATCAAAAAAGAAGTGAAAATTTCAAAAAAGCCTTTAGAAGATAGGGGGTTGTATGAAGAGCAGACATTGCTTACAAAATTATTGTTTGATCATACTGCGGTTGAGTCTATTAAGAATCAGGAATTTCAATATTTTAAAACAAGGAACTGGGATTCGGAAATGATTCTTACAGCCCAGAATATCATTAAAAAATGGAATCCTTATTAA
- the chrA gene encoding MNIO class RiPP chryseobasin precursor ChrA — MKIPALLMASLLAVGVSAQSTKPATKTKKPVKKVKKVAPIPESSEKPKPTTPKAVVKRDTTKLQPRCPACGMG; from the coding sequence ATGAAAATTCCAGCATTATTAATGGCTAGTTTATTGGCGGTAGGAGTTTCTGCACAAAGCACAAAGCCTGCTACAAAAACTAAAAAGCCAGTGAAGAAAGTTAAAAAAGTGGCTCCTATTCCTGAAAGCTCCGAAAAGCCAAAGCCAACTACGCCTAAAGCTGTTGTTAAAAGAGATACCACAAAGCTTCAGCCTCGCTGTCCGGCCTGTGGTATGGGGTAA
- a CDS encoding nucleoside-diphosphate kinase has translation MSNITFTMIKPDAVADGHIGAILGKIAEGGFKIKALKLTQLTVADAKKFYEVHAERPFYGELVEFMSSGPIVAAVLEKDNAVEDFRTLIGSTNPAEAAEGTIRKMFARSIGENAVHGSDSDENALIEAQFHFSGREIF, from the coding sequence ATGTCTAACATTACATTCACTATGATTAAGCCTGATGCAGTTGCTGACGGACATATCGGTGCAATATTGGGTAAGATTGCTGAAGGAGGTTTTAAAATCAAAGCTTTAAAATTAACTCAGCTTACAGTTGCTGATGCAAAAAAATTCTATGAAGTACATGCTGAAAGACCATTTTATGGTGAATTAGTAGAATTCATGAGTTCTGGTCCTATCGTAGCTGCTGTTTTAGAAAAAGACAACGCAGTTGAAGATTTCAGAACATTAATCGGTTCTACTAACCCTGCAGAAGCAGCAGAAGGTACAATCAGAAAAATGTTTGCTAGAAGCATCGGAGAAAATGCAGTTCACGGTTCAGATTCTGACGAGAATGCATTAATCGAAGCTCAATTCCATTTTTCAGGAAGAGAGATTTTCTAA
- the rsgA gene encoding ribosome small subunit-dependent GTPase A has translation MKGKIIKSTGSWYQVLELETDKIFEARIRGKFKLIKTRLTNPLAVGDFVEFQLEQDDIAWITKIESRRNYLIRKSVNLSKEAHIIASNIDLACFIFTLKHPETSLGFLDRFLACCEAYNIKPLILFNKIDVLYEEEIEIVKEVEFDYQKIGYDTLEISSYSKLNLDQLQELLKDKTSVFFGHSGCGKSTLVNALQPGLNLKTSEISDTHLKGKHTTTFAQMHFWHFGGNVIDTPGVREFAMIDIEKEEVQHYFPEIFKKREECKFHNCLHINEPKCAVIDALETGDIQHSRYATYIKLMDEAEEAAQK, from the coding sequence ATGAAAGGAAAAATCATTAAATCTACAGGAAGCTGGTATCAAGTTCTGGAATTGGAAACTGATAAAATTTTCGAGGCCAGAATCAGGGGAAAATTCAAATTAATCAAAACAAGACTTACCAATCCACTTGCTGTAGGAGATTTTGTAGAGTTTCAATTAGAGCAGGATGATATTGCATGGATTACCAAAATAGAATCCCGCAGGAATTATCTAATTAGAAAGTCTGTAAACCTTTCAAAAGAAGCTCATATTATTGCTTCCAATATTGACCTAGCCTGCTTTATCTTTACTTTGAAGCATCCGGAAACTTCGTTAGGATTTCTGGATAGATTTCTGGCGTGCTGTGAAGCATACAATATAAAACCTTTAATTCTTTTCAATAAAATAGACGTCTTGTATGAAGAGGAAATTGAAATTGTTAAAGAGGTTGAGTTTGATTATCAGAAAATAGGGTATGATACTTTAGAAATTTCATCATATTCAAAACTGAACCTGGATCAGCTTCAGGAGCTTTTGAAAGATAAAACCTCTGTCTTTTTTGGACACTCAGGATGTGGTAAATCTACTCTGGTTAACGCTTTACAGCCTGGATTGAACTTAAAAACTTCTGAAATTTCGGATACCCATTTAAAAGGTAAACATACCACTACTTTTGCACAAATGCATTTCTGGCATTTTGGCGGAAATGTGATTGATACCCCCGGGGTTCGTGAATTTGCTATGATTGATATTGAAAAAGAAGAAGTACAACATTACTTTCCTGAAATATTTAAAAAAAGAGAAGAATGTAAGTTTCATAATTGCCTCCATATTAATGAACCTAAATGTGCTGTAATAGATGCTCTTGAAACAGGCGATATTCAGCATTCCCGTTATGCAACTTATATAAAACTGATGGATGAAGCAGAGGAAGCTGCCCAAAAGTAA
- the dnaX gene encoding DNA polymerase III subunit gamma/tau, giving the protein MENFIVSARKYRPQEFDTVVGQSHITDTLEHAIEDSQLAQALLFCGPRGVGKTTCARILARKINEKDGSVSEDGFAYNIYELDAASNNSVDDIRELIDQVRFAPQVGKYKVYIIDEVHMLSSAAFNAFLKTLEEPPAHAIFILATTEKHKIIPTILSRCQIYDFKRITIEDIQGHLRNIAQKENIQYEDDALYLIAQKADGALRDALSIFDRLSTFSQRNITLAKAAEVLNILDYDQYLNIVDLAKENKIPEVLSAFNDIVKRGFDPHIFVAGLGNHFRDLMMAQNASTIDLIEVGEKTKSKFVEQGQKWVAQQLIDGIEICNHADINYKNSKNPRLTVEIALMQLASLTANSDVTKKKNS; this is encoded by the coding sequence ATGGAAAATTTTATAGTATCTGCAAGAAAATATCGTCCTCAAGAATTTGACACAGTTGTAGGGCAATCTCATATTACGGATACTTTAGAACACGCAATTGAAGATAGTCAATTAGCTCAAGCCTTACTTTTCTGCGGGCCTCGTGGAGTAGGGAAGACTACTTGTGCTAGAATTTTAGCAAGAAAGATCAACGAGAAAGACGGATCTGTTTCAGAAGATGGGTTTGCTTATAATATCTACGAATTGGATGCTGCATCTAATAACTCTGTAGATGATATTAGGGAACTGATTGATCAGGTACGCTTTGCCCCTCAGGTAGGTAAATACAAAGTATATATCATTGATGAGGTTCATATGTTGTCTTCTGCTGCTTTCAATGCTTTCCTTAAAACGTTGGAAGAGCCTCCTGCACATGCCATTTTTATTTTGGCAACTACAGAAAAACATAAAATTATTCCAACCATTCTATCCCGTTGTCAGATTTATGATTTTAAAAGAATCACCATTGAAGACATTCAGGGACATCTTAGAAATATTGCTCAGAAAGAAAATATACAGTATGAAGATGATGCGTTGTACCTGATTGCCCAAAAAGCTGATGGCGCATTAAGAGATGCTCTTTCTATCTTCGACAGACTTTCTACATTCTCTCAAAGGAATATTACTCTGGCAAAAGCAGCCGAAGTATTGAATATTCTGGATTATGATCAATATCTGAATATTGTAGATCTTGCCAAGGAAAATAAAATTCCAGAAGTGCTTTCCGCTTTTAATGATATTGTTAAAAGAGGGTTTGATCCTCATATTTTTGTTGCCGGCCTCGGAAATCATTTCCGCGATTTAATGATGGCACAAAATGCTTCAACTATTGACCTGATTGAAGTAGGAGAGAAAACAAAGTCTAAGTTTGTAGAGCAAGGACAGAAATGGGTCGCCCAACAACTGATTGACGGAATTGAAATTTGTAACCATGCGGATATTAATTATAAAAATTCCAAGAACCCAAGACTTACTGTTGAAATTGCATTAATGCAATTGGCTTCGCTGACTGCTAATTCAGACGTTACTAAAAAAAAAAATTCCTGA
- a CDS encoding TetR/AcrR family transcriptional regulator produces MPRKVVQGPIRDKEKTKQKLLAAVGKILRVKGYSGLKVSKIAAVAGFDKKLIYEYFGSTDKLIDEYIKSQDYWSKFSPNIEEEQQSSKGQDALTKGILSQFENLKKNKELQKIILWELSESKPILRKLVQEREDVGKLLFENITDPYFGEEAKRFRAIIALIVSGAYYLNLYPAYNASEFCGLDMKTEEGRGEIEKAIVDIINFAYQKKSN; encoded by the coding sequence ATGCCTAGAAAAGTAGTGCAGGGCCCAATTAGGGACAAAGAAAAAACCAAGCAAAAGCTGCTGGCAGCAGTAGGTAAAATTTTAAGAGTAAAAGGTTACTCCGGATTAAAAGTAAGTAAAATTGCAGCAGTAGCTGGCTTCGATAAAAAGCTTATATATGAGTACTTTGGAAGTACAGATAAGCTTATTGATGAGTATATCAAGTCTCAGGATTATTGGAGCAAGTTCAGTCCGAATATTGAAGAAGAGCAGCAATCAAGCAAAGGGCAGGATGCTTTAACAAAAGGCATTCTTTCTCAGTTTGAAAATTTGAAGAAGAATAAAGAACTTCAAAAAATTATTCTTTGGGAACTTTCTGAGAGTAAACCAATCCTTCGAAAGCTTGTACAGGAAAGAGAAGATGTTGGTAAATTGCTGTTCGAAAATATTACTGATCCTTATTTTGGTGAAGAGGCAAAAAGATTCAGGGCTATTATCGCTTTAATTGTTTCTGGTGCTTATTACCTAAACCTTTACCCTGCCTATAATGCAAGTGAGTTCTGTGGCCTTGACATGAAGACGGAAGAGGGAAGAGGTGAAATAGAAAAAGCAATTGTAGATATCATCAATTTTGCTTATCAGAAAAAAAGTAATTAA
- a CDS encoding aminotransferase class I/II-fold pyridoxal phosphate-dependent enzyme encodes MNIDFATATFKDFENIPDYDIAQRADYFYEFLDNMKARGHMNYRLRNTSGTNATLNINIADQNKQYVSFVSSDYLGFTQHPKVKQAAIEGIEKYGTGTGATPLIGGYFDYHYALEKKIANFFGRNEDEAVIFTTGYTANSATLQILLQKEDIAILDSSVHASVHEGCVFTNKKTFPHNNLEALEHILKISENTYRTKLVIVDGVYSQDGDTSRISEIYDLVKKYNAYLMVDDVHGVGIMGKTGRGTLEDPNLLDKVDFITGTFSKTFGNLGGYVITNKKIASFLKFQSRQQIFSATAPPSSAGIVTAIELIDEEPIWRERLWNNIHYLKKGLDDLGLDTGITCSAIIPVKIGDQSKMWDIGKMLIDEGVYTNPIMYPAVPRKDARIRMSVTARHEKEHLDKTLNVFDDINKKMHIAKK; translated from the coding sequence ATGAACATTGATTTTGCGACAGCAACATTTAAGGATTTTGAGAATATCCCTGATTATGATATTGCTCAAAGAGCCGATTACTTTTATGAATTTCTAGATAATATGAAGGCTAGAGGACACATGAACTATAGACTGAGAAATACCTCAGGAACTAATGCTACATTAAATATCAATATTGCGGATCAAAATAAGCAGTATGTAAGCTTTGTGTCTAGTGATTATTTAGGATTTACACAGCACCCGAAAGTAAAACAGGCTGCTATCGAAGGGATAGAAAAATACGGAACAGGTACCGGAGCTACACCACTTATTGGTGGGTATTTTGATTATCATTATGCTCTGGAAAAAAAAATTGCTAATTTTTTTGGTAGAAATGAAGATGAAGCTGTTATCTTTACAACCGGATATACAGCTAACAGTGCCACTTTGCAAATATTGCTACAGAAGGAAGATATTGCCATTCTGGATAGTTCAGTACATGCAAGTGTACATGAAGGATGTGTTTTTACAAATAAAAAAACGTTTCCACATAATAATTTGGAAGCTTTGGAACACATTTTGAAGATATCTGAAAATACGTACCGTACGAAACTCGTTATTGTGGATGGAGTCTATTCTCAGGATGGTGACACCTCACGTATTAGCGAAATATATGATCTTGTTAAGAAATATAATGCCTACCTGATGGTAGATGACGTACACGGCGTTGGCATTATGGGAAAAACAGGAAGAGGAACTCTTGAAGATCCAAATTTGCTAGATAAAGTAGATTTTATTACAGGTACTTTCAGCAAAACTTTTGGAAATTTAGGCGGGTACGTTATTACCAATAAAAAAATAGCCTCTTTTCTTAAGTTTCAATCCAGACAACAGATTTTCTCCGCTACCGCTCCACCTTCCTCCGCCGGAATCGTTACAGCTATCGAATTAATTGATGAAGAACCGATTTGGAGAGAAAGACTATGGAATAACATCCACTATTTAAAGAAAGGTCTGGATGACTTAGGCCTGGATACCGGAATTACGTGTTCAGCTATTATTCCAGTGAAAATTGGAGACCAAAGTAAAATGTGGGATATAGGTAAAATGTTGATTGATGAAGGTGTTTATACAAATCCTATTATGTATCCAGCTGTACCTAGAAAAGATGCTAGAATCAGAATGAGCGTGACGGCGAGACACGAGAAGGAACATCTCGACAAAACACTTAATGTCTTTGATGATATTAATAAAAAAATGCATATTGCAAAAAAATAA